A segment of the Burkholderia sp. PAMC 26561 genome:
TCGATTGCCCAGTGCCAGATGCTGGAGATCGTCAAGGCGCTGTCGCTCGATGCAAAGCTCATCATCATGGATGAGCCGACGTCGAGTCTCACCACGTCCGAGACGTCGCGATTGCTGGATATCGTCGGCGATCTCAAGAAAAGCGGCGTGGCGATCATCTTCATCACGCACCGCCTGTCCGAAATCGAGCAGTGCGCGGACCGCGTGGTCGCGCTGCGCGATGGCGCGCTCGTGGGCAGCCTCGATCGTGCGGAGATCCGGCACGACGCAATGATCCGGCTCATGATCGGGCGCAGTCTCAACACGCTCTACACGCCGCCGGAAACCGCGCCGCGCGCACCCGTCCTGGAACTCGAAGCGTTTGCAACGCCGGCTTATCCCGCGCAACCGGTGACGGTTGCTTTGCGAGGCGGCGAAATCCTCGGCCTTGCAGGGCTGATCGGATCGGGACGCACGGAACTGGCGCGCGCGATCTTCGGTATCGACAAGCCGGCGGGCGGCGCGCTGCGTCTGAACGGCAAGACTGTCGTGATCCGCTCTCCGCGAGATGCAATCAGGCTCGGCATCTATCTGATCCCGGAGGACCGCAAGCATTCCGGGCTGATCCTGGACAGCAGCATCGCTGAAAACATCGTGCTTGCGAGCTTGCCTGCAGTCTCACGCGGCAATCTCGTCGATACCCGCAACGTGCAGCGCGTGGCAGAAGAACAGCAGAAGTCGCTGCGCATCAAGGCGCCTTCCGTGGATGTTCACGCGGGCGCGCTGTCCGGAGGCAACCAGCAGAAGGTGGTGCTCGGCAAGTGGCTGTGCATGCAGCCGAAACTCGTCATCTTCGACGAGCCCACACGCGGTGTCGACGCCGGCTCAAAGAGCGAAATCTACGCTTTGATGCGCAAGCTCGCTGACCGGGGCGTGGCGATCCTGATGATATCGAGCGACATGGAAGAGGTGATCGGCGTCAGCGATCGCGTGGCGGTCATGCACGAGGGCGCCATCGCCGGCATTCTCGGACGGGACGCGCTCAGCGAAGCGAGCATCATGCATCTCGCCGTCGGCGAAACGGTCCAGACGGTTCATTAAAACAGGCAGACATCATTTTGAAGAAAGACTTGGGCCTACTCGTGCTCATCCTGGTCGTCGGCACGATCGTGGCGATCATCAACCCGCGTTTCATCTCGCCGGCGAATCTTTCGAACACGGCGAACCTCATCGGCTTGTTCGGGTTGTTTGCGATCGGCGAGGGATTCGTGATCATCACGGGCGGCATCGATTTGTCGATCGGATCGGTGTTCGCGCTGCTCGGCGTGATCTTCATGACGCTTCTTTCAACCGATGGCGTGAACTGGATCGTCGCCACCGTGCTGATGGTCGTCGCGGGACTGGTGATCGGGCTGGTCCACGGTTTCCTCGTGACAAAGCTGCGCATGCAGCCGTTCGTGGTCACGCTTTGCGGCTTGCTGATCTATCGCGGCGCGGCGCGTTATTACACTGATGACGGCACCGCCGGCTTCGAGTTCGGCCAGACCTTCCCGGCGCTGGAACGGCTGACGACGGGTCATATCTGGGGCGTGCCGAACAGCTTTATCGCGTTCGTGGTGATTGCGGCGATCATGGCCGTGGTCCTGCACAAGTCGGTGTTCGGCCGTTACCTTTTCGCGGTCGGGAAGAACGAAGAGGCGGCGCGTTATTCGGGCATCAACACGCGGGCGGTGGTGATTGCGTCGTACGTGATCTGCTCGGGACTCGCGGGCATCTCGTCCGTCTACTTCGCCATGTACACGCGCTCCGTTGCGCCCGCGTCGCATGGAACGTTCTACGAGCTTTATGCGATCGCTGCCGCGGTGCTGGGCGGCTGCTCGCTGCGCGGCGGCGAGGGTTCGATACTCGGGATTGCGCTCGGTGCGGTGCTGCTGCAGATCCTGCAGAATCTCGTCAACCTGCTGGGGATTCCGTCGTCGCTGAATTTTGCCGTCATGGGCGGCGTGATCGTGCTCGGCGTGCTGATCGATGGCCAGTTGAAAGCGCTGCGGCAACGGCGCGCGGCGTTGCGTCCACCGGCGGAACAACAAGTAACCGTGAAGGCGTGACACGCTTTGCGGCACGTACGATCACACGGATACCCACGGCATGAGCCAGACACCACCAAGACCACTGAACCCGGACAAACGCGACGACACCGGTCTCGCCGCGTTCTACAAGGAACTGACCACGCAGGAGCGGCGCACCTTCTGGACATGCTTTACCGGCTGGGGGCTGGACGCGCTCGACTTCATGATCTATCCGCTCGTGATCGGCACCATCATGACGTTGTGGAAAGTCGATACCGGCATTGCGGGCCTGGCGGTGACAGGTACGCTGCTGACATCGGCTATCGGCGGCTGGCTTGCGGGTTATCTCGCCGACAGGATCGGCCGCGTGAAGACGCTGCAGATCACCGTTGCGTGGTTCTGCATCTTCAGTATTGCGTGCGCGTTCGTGCAGAACTTCGACCAGTTGATGATCGCACGGGCCATTCTCGGTTTCGGTTTTGGCGGTGAATGGGCGGCGGGCGCCGTGCTGATCGGCGAAACGATCCGGCCGCAATTCCGGGGCCGCGCGGTAGGCGTGGTGCAATCGGCGTGGGCGGTGGGCTGGGGCGCGGCGGTTCTGTTGCAAGCGGTAATGTTCTCGGTCTTCCCGCCCGAAACCGCCTGGCGCGCCATGTTCGCATTCGGCGTGCTGCCTGCGCTGCTGCTGGTCTATGCGCGGCGGCATGTCAGGGAACCCGAGATTGCCGACCGCGCCCGAAAACAACGCGCAATCGATGGCGATGCACCGTCGCTCTGGGAGATCTTTCGTCCTGGCACGCTGAAAACGACGATCCTCGGATCGGTTTTCATGATGGGATGCCAGGGCGGTTATTACGCCATATCGACGTGGATTCCGACTTTCCTCAAGACCGAGCGGCATTTGACCGTCATCAATTCGACCGGCTATCTGGGCTTCCTGATTACCGGAAGTTTTTTCGGTTATCTGTTCGGCGCGTGGATGGCGGACCGTTTCGGACGCAAGAAACTCTTCGTGTCGTTTTCGATAGCGGCGATCATCGTGGTGCTCGCCTACACGCAGTTCACGATCAGCAACGAAGCGATCCGCTGGCTCGGTTTTCCGCTGGGGTTCTTCTCCAGCGGTTATCTTGCGGGCGTGGGATCGTTTCTCTCAGAACTTTATCCGACCCGGCTGCGCGGTTCCGGCCAGGGCTTCTGCTACAACTTCGGCCGGGGCATGGGCGCGCTTTTCCCTGCGCTTGTCGGCGCGTTTTCGGTACGCTTCGGACTTGCGACCGCCATCGCGATCTTTGCCGTGGTGGCTTACGCGCTGCTCCTCTTGAGCGCGGCGCTGCTTCCCGAGACGCGCGGCATTCAACTGGATGACATCAAATGACGGCTACCGAAGCAAGCAACGCGCCGCTTTGTCCGGGACCCGCGCCGGTCCAGCCGCGGGCATCGGCGTTCGAGATGCCCGCCGGCGCGGTCGATACCCACGCGCACGTGATCGGCGGACCGCCGGCTCATCCCTGGATGCCGGATCGCGCTTACACGCCGCCACCCGCCACGCCCGAGGCTTATCTGAAGATGCTCGATGACGTCGGCTCGCAGTACGGCGTGCTGATCCAGGTGAGCGTTCACGGGCAGGACAACACGCTGATGCTCGACACGTTGCGTGCGCATCCCGAACGCTTGCGTGGGGTCGTCGTGCCGGCGCTCGGACTTCCCGATGCACACTATCAATCGATGAAAGACGCCGGCGCGGTCGGCCTGCGCCTGAACGTGCTGTACGGCGGCGGTGGCGTGAGCCTCGCGCAGCTTGCCGAATACGATGCCCTCGCGCGCGACTGGGGCTGGCACATGCAGTTCCTGCTGGACGCGCGGGAATTGCCGGCCATTGCGCCGCAGTTCAGGAAGCTGCA
Coding sequences within it:
- a CDS encoding sugar ABC transporter ATP-binding protein — translated: MDGEEVMSEPLPSRAPLLSLKAIAKTYGAVQALKGVSFHVDAGEVVGLIGENGAGKSTLMKVLGGVIEPTSGTITIEGREHAALSVPQSLGAGIAFVHQELNLFENLDVAANVFIGREPRYGGPLRLVDNKVLHARVTPLLKRLGCDFSASTPVADLSIAQCQMLEIVKALSLDAKLIIMDEPTSSLTTSETSRLLDIVGDLKKSGVAIIFITHRLSEIEQCADRVVALRDGALVGSLDRAEIRHDAMIRLMIGRSLNTLYTPPETAPRAPVLELEAFATPAYPAQPVTVALRGGEILGLAGLIGSGRTELARAIFGIDKPAGGALRLNGKTVVIRSPRDAIRLGIYLIPEDRKHSGLILDSSIAENIVLASLPAVSRGNLVDTRNVQRVAEEQQKSLRIKAPSVDVHAGALSGGNQQKVVLGKWLCMQPKLVIFDEPTRGVDAGSKSEIYALMRKLADRGVAILMISSDMEEVIGVSDRVAVMHEGAIAGILGRDALSEASIMHLAVGETVQTVH
- a CDS encoding ABC transporter permease, which encodes MKKDLGLLVLILVVGTIVAIINPRFISPANLSNTANLIGLFGLFAIGEGFVIITGGIDLSIGSVFALLGVIFMTLLSTDGVNWIVATVLMVVAGLVIGLVHGFLVTKLRMQPFVVTLCGLLIYRGAARYYTDDGTAGFEFGQTFPALERLTTGHIWGVPNSFIAFVVIAAIMAVVLHKSVFGRYLFAVGKNEEAARYSGINTRAVVIASYVICSGLAGISSVYFAMYTRSVAPASHGTFYELYAIAAAVLGGCSLRGGEGSILGIALGAVLLQILQNLVNLLGIPSSLNFAVMGGVIVLGVLIDGQLKALRQRRAALRPPAEQQVTVKA
- a CDS encoding MFS transporter: MSQTPPRPLNPDKRDDTGLAAFYKELTTQERRTFWTCFTGWGLDALDFMIYPLVIGTIMTLWKVDTGIAGLAVTGTLLTSAIGGWLAGYLADRIGRVKTLQITVAWFCIFSIACAFVQNFDQLMIARAILGFGFGGEWAAGAVLIGETIRPQFRGRAVGVVQSAWAVGWGAAVLLQAVMFSVFPPETAWRAMFAFGVLPALLLVYARRHVREPEIADRARKQRAIDGDAPSLWEIFRPGTLKTTILGSVFMMGCQGGYYAISTWIPTFLKTERHLTVINSTGYLGFLITGSFFGYLFGAWMADRFGRKKLFVSFSIAAIIVVLAYTQFTISNEAIRWLGFPLGFFSSGYLAGVGSFLSELYPTRLRGSGQGFCYNFGRGMGALFPALVGAFSVRFGLATAIAIFAVVAYALLLLSAALLPETRGIQLDDIK
- a CDS encoding amidohydrolase family protein; protein product: MTATEASNAPLCPGPAPVQPRASAFEMPAGAVDTHAHVIGGPPAHPWMPDRAYTPPPATPEAYLKMLDDVGSQYGVLIQVSVHGQDNTLMLDTLRAHPERLRGVVVPALGLPDAHYQSMKDAGAVGLRLNVLYGGGGVSLAQLAEYDALARDWGWHMQFLLDARELPAIAPQFRKLQSTIVVDHMGHIPTSEGAESAGFRELLALVRDGAWVKVSGAYRLSAGEPPYADTLGYAQALIDTAPDRCVWGSDWPHVATWTTMPSVAQLLDTLALWAPDPTVRTAILTTNAHKLYGFANH